Proteins from one Megalopta genalis isolate 19385.01 chromosome 1, iyMegGena1_principal, whole genome shotgun sequence genomic window:
- the LOC117217971 gene encoding uncharacterized protein LOC117217971 yields the protein MVSGWCPCVPLGRRESPVQQQSASSSRCFGNDGAPFTVSAATDHAEMVQMFYYENRGKCCKKLLRYNGYPNKVLLFPEEGWARSASSSYWTLTPFWWSRSRCKVVEVAGTRRYSTQAKMVDTGTGTLYIIGSFKRMTTDPDFKLYLTSNVSSSDFNMGYSMTGTLERGCKKTNTFQMTHFAVIRRRDYEKAYEDPNTT from the exons ATGGTCTCGGGGTGGTGTCCGTGCGTGCCACTCGGCCGCCGGGAATCACCGGTCCAGCAGCAGTCGGCCTCCTCGTCGAGGTGTTTCGGGAACGACGGTGCACCGTTCACCGTCAGCGCCGCGACGGACCACGCAGAAATGGTCCAGATGTTCTACTACGAGAATCGCGGGAAATGCTGCAAGAAGCTGCTCCGGTACAACGGCTATCCGAACAAG GTGCTTCTGTTCCCGGAGGAGGGCTGGGCGAGAAGCGCGAGTAGTTCCTACTGGACCTTGACGCCGTTCTGGTGGAGTCGAAGTCGGTGCAAGGTCGTCGAAGTCGCTGGGACCAGGAG GTACAGCACTCAGGCGAAAATGGTGGACACTGGGACAGGCACGCTTTACATTATCGGTTCCTTTAAGAGAATGACAACCGATCCCGATTTCAAG TTGTACCTGACGTCGAACGTCTCGTCGAGCGACTTCAACATGGGTTACAGTATGACGGGCACGCTGGAGCGCGGCTGCAAAAAGACCAACACCTTCCAAATGACTCACTTCGCGGTGATACGTCGGCGAGACTACGAAAAGGCCTACGAGGATCCGAACACCACCTAG